Sequence from the Fragaria vesca subsp. vesca linkage group LG4, FraVesHawaii_1.0, whole genome shotgun sequence genome:
TAACAAATAACAATGAAGGAAAACAAGGTTTGTATGAAGCAAAAAGTGAAAAATATAATAGTTACCGGTAAGGGCTAAGAATAGCAGGAGGTATTGAAATCTTCCTGGTGAGGGGCTTCCATGGCTTATCGTCAATAAAGTCCTGCATGTTCATTTCGCCATTGTCCCCATTATACGAGTCCTCGTCCTTCTGCGACCAGAAGGCGTTTCCGATTCCATACGTTCCCTTGGTCTCGAACAGCCAACGGTTGTGATCGAAGTCCCCAGTTTGGCTTCTCAACAATATTGATTTGTTATTAGATGAGTTCATCACCGACATTCTCCTATCCATTTTCGACCCTTCGCCGCCGCCGCCGTCGTGCCGTCGTCTCGACTCTGTCCCGAACCGTGACGCTCCGTAAGGCCCTGGATTATTTTCCTGCTTGGATGATTCCTCTCCGGGCTGGTTGTCCGGCGTCGGCGGCATCATCACCGTGTAATTGATGTAGTCATTTTCGCCTGACATTTCTCCGCTCATGTCCAAGTCTTCGTCCCGGGACAAGCTCATCACACGCCCGCTCGACGTCCGGCGAGCAAATTTGACCGCCGATGACGGGGGCCGGCCGACGGATGATGGTGAGTTCGGCAATGTTTTCTTGTTTGATGAAGACGCCATCACGACTCTCGACTAGTTTTGGTATTGATCAATCTACTTGTCCCCGGCCATGTGGTACGTGTTTTCATGCAAGTTAAGTAGATCGAGGAGGAGTTACGTAACAAGTTATATACGTAGTTTCATGCAAGCGCGAAGAGTTGAGTTGAATCGAATCGAATTGAATCGAATTGAAGGTGATATGAATCGAAAAGAAAGTGTGGAGATGAATAGTGGAATTGGATATATGTTGTTGGTTCAAAGATGAGTATGGGCGGTAGCTAGCTGAATTGGAAAGCCAAATATGGTTCAGAACTTGAGTGGCCCGTAATTTGCTTCCATCTTTAGCTTCCCTTGTTTCAATATCAGTCTCATAGTCGGTAATGCGCGTATCTATGTGTTATTCTCATATATTTCAGGTAACAGAAAGAATGGTTAATTTTTGATATTAGGCCAGGGTTATTGGGTAAATTGGTGGAGATAAAGAGGTTAACTTTGGTATGTGATATCATTTTTGGATTCTACATTCTCTATATTTTGTCAAAATAGTTTGGAAATATAAACAATGATTTAATTAGGGACCAAAAGGAAATCAATAAGATGAGGCCGATGAGCCAAAGATCTGTAGACTCTTCGGTACGTTACTGTAGTATAGAATCGGACGAATGCATGGGAGAAGTATTCGTCCATGATGGAGTTTCGAGTTGCAAGCATTAAGATGCATATTCAACGCACACTAGTTTAACTGTTTAAGTACTGGATATGCATGTTGATACTTTCTAATTTCAAATAGGTACGCTAAAATCTTTTAAACTCATTTTATTCTTAGTACTACCAAGTTAAATTTAAGGAGAACTCGAGGTCGACGTTTCATCATGAACTCATGAAGTGGTAAGAGTACAAGGGATTTGGCCAATTGGGAGGTTACATTTAGGGTTACTTCAACTACGATTGAAAACACATTAACTAAGTTAGTTGTTACGCGGAATTATGTGTAAGTTACTAGCCTCAATCAGAGCTGATTTTCATGAGTTCATTTTTACCTTTGATGGGCACCAGTGAAATAAGTGGAACGCTTATGCCTAGATCGATAAGCATTTTGATGTTGTTGATATAGATCAATTGATCAAGGTAGATTACAATCATCCGAACTAAACTCGTGCAACGACAGTCGAGCTATTGGTGAGCAACAATCATTGGTTAGGTTATCATATGCATGCGACTTATTTACAAAAAAAAAAAAAAGAACATATGCATGCGACTCATCAAATGTTCTGACATCAGACAACTAGATAACTCGCATGGCATGCTATTAAACCTCTCCTGATTGACCTCTTTATTAATCAATTGCAACCCCATAAAGAATCACTCCACAGTCCACACAATAAGGTAGAGAACTGAGACAAGTATGTATCATCATTCTTTGTTTTAGTTTGGTTTCGGCTGGATCGGCCTAATCTCAATGCCATGGATAACAAGACCAAACTTCCAACTCCCTGATTCAATCTCCTTGACACCCACCTCCACCAAGCAATTGTCATTATCACTTTGGCCACAATAAAACTCTCCTATCTCAATCTCCATCCAGCCATCGTTTCTCTCCATTGGAAAACGCTGTCGCTTATTTCCAACACTATAATCCATAGATGCTGCAGCATCAGCAGTAGTCCTTCTTGTTGATAGCAACAACTCTGCATCCTTTTCGTCATGAGCTTCAATCAAAGTTTCTTCATTCCCGAAAAACTTAACTGAAAGCTTGACAGGAAATGTTTCATAGTAATTCCGTCCAGTTCCTACGTAATCAGTGGCTTCTTCGGAAAACATGTAAACCAAGTATCCAGCGTAAGCTGTGTTTGGAGACAGGGATCGCATCTCCATTCTGCCATAAATCTCAAGCCAACAAACAGAGCGTAGATAAGCTACCTCGCCAAATCTGCACATTAAGGTATGTCATTATCATGCATGATATACATGTCTATGTATCAATGACAGATGCGCTGAAAGAATTAGGTTACACATAGATATAGCTACATCGATATATATCGTGCACAAACGAACCTAGAATGAGGCACAGAAATCCAGTCCCAGTATGTTGGAGTGTCTCCCCAGGCTATCAGCAAACGTCTGGCTCCCAGCATCAAACATTTTTTGCCACTCAATTTGTCTATTGCAAAACTCTTAATTCGATCGATGGAGAACAATAACAAACAAGAGGAAGAGAAATTAATATAATCTACGTCCATAGAAATCCTTCAGAAGTAGTTTACATTATTTGAATTAAAGGATGCAGTAGAAAAAGTTAAATATAATCGAATCAAATCGAATATATATGCATATGCATGCATCTTTTTGGTGCATCAAAAGATCACTAACAAGCTAGGGGAAATGAAATGATTACCAGATTACCATCGTCGAGGAAGATGGGAGAATCGCAGAGACGGAAGTAGAGTTCCTTCTTAGAGGAAAAAGTGATGGGAGAAACGGATCGGGAAATGATGTCACGGTGGTCGGAGGGTAAAAAACGCTCCCAAACAACTTGGGAATGGACGGCGGATCCAAACGCAGAGGAGACCAAGGCTGATCGGCAAGCATCTTTTGGGGAGGTTAGGGAAAGAACATAGGGTATGCACTCTTCTGGTAATTTTTCTAATCCCACCATTTTCTGTCTCTGTCAGAAACCTACCTACTTTGGAACAAACCCTAACAAAAGATATATGATATATCGCAGTACATTGGCTTTTTTATACTGAATACTAATTCAAGTATTCAACCATGACGCGCTAATCGAATTGAACTTCCTCTTTTGGAAAAGAATCCGGACTTTTTGAAGGATTTAAGGAAAAACTAAACCAAAAGGGCAAAACAGAAATTCGAGATTCAAAGGTAACCGAAATATGAAATTAATTTAAGGATGGACAATTATGGATCCTGAGAAATGTTGAAATGGAATTATATCTATACGAATCGGGATCCTCTCCTCTCCTAATGTAAAATACCTAATAATGCATGCCTAATAAAGATATATTAGGCAAATATATATTTGGAGGCTTTTCATTAAGAGAGGATCCCGGTTCCAAAATTTGTGGTATTAATTCTTATGTATCATGTAGGTATATATATTTCTTTCGATACTACAAAATATATCTTGCCAAATCATAATATTGCATTATCAATTTTACCATTTTTATTTATTTTAGATTTTAAGGGATGAATAAATGACATTAATGAAATTTATTAGGTGATGAAAACAAATATTACATATTAATAGCAACCATTGATGAGGTACAAATTTCAGGAATATGTTTCTTACACGTTAAATTAGCACTACTAGAAACAAGCACTTATGAGACAAAATTATTTCGTCTCCTAATCACTTAGTCAACGGAATGTCCGTCACCTAGAAAGCACGACATAGGTATAGGTATATATCTAGGCGCCAGAATATGATCTTCCATCATATTAGGCGATGATCTACCGATGGAAAGAACCTATAACAATCTCATCCTTCACACCAGCACAATCTCCTACAACCCAGTCATCCCAGGTCCATAGCCGAAACAGTTTAATCCC
This genomic interval carries:
- the LOC101294359 gene encoding F-box protein PP2-B10-like; translated protein: MVGLEKLPEECIPYVLSLTSPKDACRSALVSSAFGSAVHSQVVWERFLPSDHRDIISRSVSPITFSSKKELYFRLCDSPIFLDDGNLSFAIDKLSGKKCLMLGARRLLIAWGDTPTYWDWISVPHSRFGEVAYLRSVCWLEIYGRMEMRSLSPNTAYAGYLVYMFSEEATDYVGTGRNYYETFPVKLSVKFFGNEETLIEAHDEKDAELLLSTRRTTADAAASMDYSVGNKRQRFPMERNDGWMEIEIGEFYCGQSDNDNCLVEVGVKEIESGSWKFGLVIHGIEIRPIQPKPN